GCGGGTGCGTATTTGTCCAAACTCCTCGAACAGAAGCGCCCGCGCATCATCGGTATCGGGTGGGGCGCGACCCTGCGCGAGACCATCCGCTATGTCACGCCGGCCGACTATCCCGATCTCTCCATCGTCTCCATGATGGGCGGCCTGTCGCGCGGCCTCGAGCTCAACACCTTCGAAATTGCGGGCGAGCTCGCGCACCGGCTCCACGCCCAATGCAGCTATATGGCAGCCCCGATTTTTGCCAGCAGTCCGCGCTCGCGCGACACCTTCCTCGCCCAGGAGGTCTATCAGGAGGTGCTGAAGAGCGTCGAGCAGATCGATCTGGCGCTGTTGAGCATGGGAGATCTGACGCCGCGCTCGCTGCTGATGCGGCATGGGCTGCCGCCGGACGTACGTGCCGAGCATCTGCGGGCCGCAGGTGCCGTCGGCGACGTACTCGCGCAGTTTCTCGATAAGTCCGGCCGGCCGATCGACCACGGCATCAACAGCCGCGCCATCGCGCTGCCGCTCGAGAAGCTGGCGCGCGTGCCAACCTCGATGCTGATCGCCGGCGGCCTCAACAAGGCACCGATCATCGCCGCGGTGCTGCGCGGCCGGATCGGCAAGGTGCTGGTGACGGACGAGGACGCCGCCGCCGCCGCGCTCAAGCTGATCGACAAGCAGAAATAGCCGCGCTTTTCCGCGAGCAGGCATCAGATCCGTCTTCGGCACCGATGCTGGCGTGACCGCCCCGCGCGGCTGCAGGCCACAAAAGCATTTGTCACAGTGCAATTACATATGTAATATCGTGAGGACAATTGTTCAAGCAGGATGATTTCGACATGCGCGCTGCGGTGCTCCAGGACATTCGCGATATCCGCGTCCTCGATATCCCCGAGCCGAAGCCGGTGGCGGACGATGAGCTCATCATCCGCGTCAAAGCGGTCGGCGTCTGCGGCAGCGATCTGCATTCCTATCTCGAGGGCGGAACAACCGGCCCGACGAGCGTCAGACCGTTCGTGCTGGGCCATGAATTCTCGGGTGTCCTCACGCCGGACTCGGCGCGGAAAGCGGGACTTTCGGCCGACGCGCTGGTGGCCGTCGACCCTTCCATTCCATGCGGCCATTGCGAATGGTGTCACCGCGGCCACACCAATCTCTGTCCCAATGTGAAGTTCCTCGGCTACGCACCACACAACGGCGCGATGGCCGAATTTGTCTGCGTGCCCAGATCCGCGGTGCATCTGGTGCCTGACAGCATCGACCCGGCCGGCGCTGCGATCCTGGAAACACTCGGCGTCGCCATCCATGCCATGGACCTGGCGCGTCCACGGCTTCTGGAATCCGTGGCGGTGCTGGGCTGCGGGCCAGTGGGGCTGTTGTTGGTGCAACTCGCCCGGCTCGCCGGTGCCGGAAAGATCATCGCGATCGACCCGGTCGATCAGCGTACCGCGCTGGCGTGCGACCTCGGCGCGGATGTGGCGTGCCGTAGCTACGCCGGGGTCGGGGACGTCACCGAGGGCCGCGGCGTCGATCTGGTGATCGAGGCGACCGACTCCTCGCACGGCTTTGAGCATGCGGCGCGCTGTGCCCGTATCGGCGGCCGGGTCGTTCTCGTCGGCATTCCCGAGAACAACCAGTACATCCTGAGTGGTGCGGAGTCGCGTCGAAAGGGCCTGTCGATCAAGTTCTCACGTCGCATGCCTGAGGTCTATCCGCGGGCCATCGCGCTCGCGCAGGGAGGGCGCGTCAAGCTCACGCCGCTGGCCACGCATCGCTTTTCGCTCGACCAGACGCCCGCGGCGTTCGAGCAACAGGTCGAGCGACGAGATGGAATCATCAAGGCGATCATTTGCCCGTAGATTGAGGGCTGTTTCGCCATGAGTTTGGTACGATGAATGTAGGCTAGTAGCAGGCTGATGATGGCGAAATCGTCGAAACTGGTGGTCGCAAGAAAAGGCCGCGTCCTCATGGTGAGACGCAGGCGCGACGGGCTCTGGATGTTCCCGGGGGGCCGTCGGCGAGCTGGCGAGAGCGACAGGAGCTGCCTTCGTCGGGAGATCAAGGAGGAGCTTCCCAAGCTGAAGCTTGGGCCGCTGAAACTCTGGAAGGAAGTGAAAGCTAGGAATCGCCAATCGGGCCGCCGGATGAGTGACGCGATTTTCCTGGCAAAGAAGGTGTCAGGTCGTCTGAAGGTGGGCGATAAGAAGGAGATCGATCGAGCGGTTTGGCGCAAGCCGCGTGGCGCCAGATTGACTGCGACCTCGCGCTACATTCGCGATAGGCTGTTTCCAAGGCGAGGGCGTCGCTAACTTGTCAGCGACCGTTCCGTGATGATGCGCGTGTACGGGCAAGCCCGAGCCGTTCGCCGATTTCTCCTTGAGTGAGTTTCTCCCGGGTAACAAGATCAGGCGAGGCGAGCATGGAGCTGCTGAATCATCTCAGCGCCTCGTGTAGGTGAGAGAGCAACTCCTCGTG
This genomic stretch from Bradyrhizobium sp. CCGB12 harbors:
- a CDS encoding sugar-binding transcriptional regulator, with amino-acid sequence MTDQTILRVAWLYYMENLTQAEIGERLGLTRARVNRMLSEARQTGIVNIRLNSAFASCAELEHRLRRECGLEDAVVIPSPGNPEQVASLVGMAAGAYLSKLLEQKRPRIIGIGWGATLRETIRYVTPADYPDLSIVSMMGGLSRGLELNTFEIAGELAHRLHAQCSYMAAPIFASSPRSRDTFLAQEVYQEVLKSVEQIDLALLSMGDLTPRSLLMRHGLPPDVRAEHLRAAGAVGDVLAQFLDKSGRPIDHGINSRAIALPLEKLARVPTSMLIAGGLNKAPIIAAVLRGRIGKVLVTDEDAAAAALKLIDKQK
- a CDS encoding zinc-binding dehydrogenase produces the protein MFKQDDFDMRAAVLQDIRDIRVLDIPEPKPVADDELIIRVKAVGVCGSDLHSYLEGGTTGPTSVRPFVLGHEFSGVLTPDSARKAGLSADALVAVDPSIPCGHCEWCHRGHTNLCPNVKFLGYAPHNGAMAEFVCVPRSAVHLVPDSIDPAGAAILETLGVAIHAMDLARPRLLESVAVLGCGPVGLLLVQLARLAGAGKIIAIDPVDQRTALACDLGADVACRSYAGVGDVTEGRGVDLVIEATDSSHGFEHAARCARIGGRVVLVGIPENNQYILSGAESRRKGLSIKFSRRMPEVYPRAIALAQGGRVKLTPLATHRFSLDQTPAAFEQQVERRDGIIKAIICP
- a CDS encoding NUDIX hydrolase, producing MAKSSKLVVARKGRVLMVRRRRDGLWMFPGGRRRAGESDRSCLRREIKEELPKLKLGPLKLWKEVKARNRQSGRRMSDAIFLAKKVSGRLKVGDKKEIDRAVWRKPRGARLTATSRYIRDRLFPRRGRR